DNA sequence from the Electrophorus electricus isolate fEleEle1 chromosome 19, fEleEle1.pri, whole genome shotgun sequence genome:
cttgttCAGCTCTtgtagtaaatatttttttattcgaAACCGAGGTGTGTGGGAATGGGAGTCCATCAAGTGGACTTAGCTGCTGCCCTGCTTGGCAGCCagtctcttgtctctctcctcgGCAATGGTCAGACGGATACCCTTTCCACGGGGCAGGGACACCCATGGCTTGTTGCCCTGGTTAAGATGACAAGCAAACAATGAGCACGATACCTCACAGTGCAAAATCTAAATACATCAAACTCCCCATTAAAGATTTTACTCCAAGGATTACCACTTCTCAAGAGGGCTACGGACAGTTATTGGAATGTTCACATAGGCTAAAGAAGTCTTAGTCAAAAAGTACTCAAGAGTCTGAAATGAGCTTGTCCTTTCTATTCCTGGCATCACTGGTTTAAAACTAGGGGTTCTCAATTGCAAATGAACCCAGGATTAATTTATCATAAAATTGTGAATGCTCAAATTGAACCAGTGAAAATTATGCAAATCAGCATTCATTTCATTACTAAGTGTACAATTTCACTTTAGAGACTCATCTGCTGCATGCTCAGTCAAAAAAGGGTTTTGTCTAGGTCAGCGTTTACTCAACCCCACCCTCAGCGGCCTACAGAAAGACTATGTTCTCACAACACCCAACCTTCTAGAAAAAATGTACAAAgtattctgcattttttcttGCTTAGCGAAGGCGTGTTGGGAAATGGGAAAGAATAAACATGAGAATCCCAAGGACTGAACTGGGAAACACTGGATTATGATTTGGCATGTCCAGCCCGCAGTGTCAATATGTAGTTGTATAGACTTGTAGACACTAGTCAAGAGGCAAGTAATAACATAGGTAATTAGTGTAATTTTGTGGAAGGTTCAGCATACAAGGCAGCTGCTGTCCTAGATGTTGTCTCAGCGTTTGCTCACCTTGCCGACGACAAAGATGTTGGAGAGCCTGGTGGCGAAGCTGTTGCCAGTGCTGTCCTTTACGTGCACCACGTCGAAGGAGCCGGGGTGCCTCTCTCTATTGGTGATCACACCAATACGACCCAAGTTAGCTCCACCCGTCACCATGCACAGGTTACCTGCACAGGTAGAagtgaagaatctttacatatgCAGTTCAGGGaaactataaaaacaaacaacacagacGTGGCAAATACTGAAAGTTTGAATGTTGTTTCCAGGCACTGGCACGCTTCACTAGCCCCTCATTAAAGGTTCTGAAGGTGGTAACAGACTGGCAATGCTGACCGGTATCAAACTTGATGAAGTCTGTGATTTTGCCAGTCTCCAGGTCAATGCGGACAGTGTCGTTGGCCTTGATGAGCGGGTCTGGGTAGCGGATGGTGCGGGCGTCGTGGGTCACCAGGTGAGGGATTCCCTTAGTGCCAATGAGGATTTTCCTCACCTTGCACAGTTTGTACTGCACACAAGAACATGCCAATTGAGTAAGAAACAGGACTTCTACAATCATCTTCccagctctctcgctctctctctcacacacacacacacacacaaatatatatatatatatttgtattttttttaagagagcaagagagccaCAAGCAGCCATTCTTGGTCCTTGGGCCGCAGTGGCCTATAAGGCCTACGGCTCAAACAAAACCTGCTAAATCCGTTGCCCATGTCTCAACCTACAGTACCCTGGCTCACTGTCATCAGCAGGACTGGCAATTGAAACTGCTCATTGAGAAACAGTGTTTGGCAACCCACATTTATTCTGGTTTCTTTGTGATGCATTTAAACTACACTAAGTGGTCAATTTGTAAAAGAACCTAATTTGGCATATACTGATCTTGAAACAGgtacacaaattaaaatatatatgagCTACACTTGAGTTTGACAACACACTCCCCTATCAACCAAATGTTTTGAACATTCTCACTGTCACGCAGAAACCAGTtatatagtatttatttttcatgactGATCAATATTAAGATGTCaaattttaatttcttaatttctcAGTGTAGCTAGAAGATGCAACAAGTTTCAACTTGATCAAAAAACAGGATGCTGCAATATAGCTTTAACTTTTATActacaaaaggcaaaaacagaCCACCTTAATCTTCTTTTGACGTTATCAAAATTGTATGAATTTTGATGAAAGTTCAGCAGTTTATGCCAAACACACATAATTTGCATATGGCAGCTACAGTTTCGAAATGTCAAAGTGTTTTGGATAATTAACGTTTAGATCACTGCAAATTTCGACACCAAGTTTGTAAAGACTGGGTGAAAAACACAGGACTACTTTGCAAAAGTAGGTTTAGTACATTAAgcaaattagcaaaaaaaaatccattgtgGTGGAAATGTTGGGTGCCTAGAGGAATTCAGTAGGAACCGAAAGGTTAAAAAACATCTCCCCACCATgcttcattttcaaaaatacactgaacatagacCCTAAGGAGAGCAGAAGGCTGGCTCACCTTGGCCTCCTCGTTGGTGATGCGGTGGACGGTGAAGCGACCCTTCACATCATAAATCAGGCGAAAGTTCTCTCCAGTCTTCTCAATGCTGATCACATCTGTAACAAAACAAACCGTAAAACTGATAATCGGCATCCCAAACCTTGTTTTTAAGTCTCccaaaggtcagaggtgagTCTTAACACTCAGGCTCTTTCTCTGCCATGAACAATTAAGCAACAGACCAAAACCGTACTACATCTTACCCATGAACCCAGCGGGGTAGGTGATGTCGGTGCGGACTTTGCCATCAATCTTGATGAACCTCTGCATGCAGATCTTCTTGACCTCGTCTCCAGTCAGGGCATACTTGAGCCGGTTCCTCAGGAAAATTATGAGGGGCAGGCACTCCCTCATCTTGTGGGGACCAGTGGAGGGGCGAGGAGCCTGCAAGCCAACAACACCTCCACGTCAGCCTCGTACTTCCTCcccttttaacttttaaaatcaatatCCACATCAGCAGATTACTGATACGTTAATATCAGTAACACGGGCTGCAACGTCACATTCAGGGCACTGTGGGAAAGGAGAATACTCACAAACACTCCGGTGAGCTTGTCAAGCATCCAATGCTTGGGCGCCGCAACGCGCTTGAGGTGCTTCTTCGGTCCTCTGGCCTTAATAACAAAGTCAGTTTCACGTTATCTTGGTTATAACGCTCCCAATTATTTAATAGCGACAAGTCCGGATAACTAGCCAAGCTAATGGTTAGCTAGTTAGAAGCATTTGGCACACGAAGATATCAACTGAGGCCTTCGCTTTGCAAACCGATGTTTATTAAGGTAACCCACGTTTTGTCTCAGATTGGAGTTAGAACAAACCTTAACACTTAGATACGAAAATCGTCAGTCACAAAACTCTTCGGCAACTTGTCAAGACAAGGTGGGTATAGCATGCTAGCTACTTGGGACGGAACACTAAACCCGAGCATTTTCCGCaagcttttttaattaaaaagaagaGACCACCGGCGTCAATATAGGGATTTATCAACACACCGAATGTGTTAGGGTGTCATTTTAGTAAGTCAGTCGATAACTATTGTACATTAAGTCTGATGATTGTGGATAACGTTGAAGAGAAACGAAGAAATGAACCTGCTCACCATGTTGGAGTCTGCGGAAAAGGATCCCCTATTTCCTGTGACAGGAAGATAAGCTGAAGTACGAGCGCCGAAGAGGGACAGTTGCACCTGAAtatactgccctctagtgcGGGGGCCCTCAACCACGTTGAAACTCATCGGACTTTTAACTTGCCATGCATTTCTTAAAGTAATCAAACTACTTGTGGCGTAAAATTAccttctgttgtttttaaaacgTGTGGTTATTTTCCACTAGTAAGTTgaagaaaagcattttaaatctagaactgatttaaaaaaaaaatccacattattaatgtttattcaaaatacCTAATCAAATGTCTTGTGTCTAGCCTACAGTGACTCATTCTGGAGTAGCTTAATACACCTGACCTGAACATTAAATTCATACAAAAGAAACTCACCTgattaataaatatacagtgAAGATGATGTTTGAAACCAGTGTTTGGCTGTAATGTTGAATatagtaattttaaaaaatcctcaAATGACAactgaatatttatattaagAAAATTATGTGCTAACATTTTTTGATTAAGCCAACTAAGGTTTAGTTGACAATCTTTTAGACCTCTTTCCTGAGGAATGACCGTTTCAGTCAGGAATTACCAGTCTGGGGAACAGAGCAGCTCTGCTTATAGTAGACGATAAAGCCAGCAAGTCACTCACCTGTTCTGCTGCCAAATGGTAGAAACACGGTGACCCTCACTAGGTAGTTTATGTGCACCTATTCAAGGTCTCCTCATACCATTATCGGTTTTTGTTCTCTACACATCAGATGAAACCtcacaaacatttaatttgttaaGTAACTTTTATCCAAATTGCTGTGTGGtcttagtattttttttctactgCTCCCTTTCTATAAATATAGGGTTCTCCATGAACTGGTGGACTACTTAAGTAGTGACCAATAGGTGTCAATGATGTAAAAGCCATGTTGCCTACATTTCATTGTGGATAGAGGCCTTAAACTCCGGTAGTGGTATTGACTAATGATCACTAGATGGTGGTACAAAGTTTCAAATTGAAGCTCTAAACTGCCCAACAAGCTGGATAGTTCTAATTAGTGCCTGAAATTAGCTGGAATATTTATGCACAAGTTAATTTGGGTGTTTCGTCCTGGGCCCTTTTATTCCAAGTTGTACGTGGGCTATACGTTGTGCACTAGACACTACAATAAAGATGGACATAGCAAAGCAAAACGTTTAATTCTGCTCTCTTTATTATATTCAGAAAGTAGCAGAGTacactcatttaaaaataatgatctTTTGTAGAAAAATATGAGATGGAAAGaaagtgctaaaaaaaaatttaaacaaacaaaatcaccaCTTGATTCATTCAGAATTGTTTaaccaaaaacagacaaatcatCAAATCGCTTTAAACCTCAACACAGGTACACATCACCCTATGCTAAATTAGAAAACATCTGCAAACAAGACAGTAGAGTCTAAGAATATGCTTAGATCTAACATTTTTCTATTcttaaacaagacaaaataagaCAATTAAACTTGTACAAATAGTGCTTTTTAATAGGATTCTTTTAATTCTTAGCTCTTAAATGCTTTAGatatctgcaaaaaaaaaaaagttttattctgCTGTTCCCAACCATTCCATACTGAAAACGTAGGCTATATGACCATGTAGGCAACAACTGGACCAAACTGCtatcattaatatatttaaCCATGAAAAGCTGTCCCCCAGATCAGCCTCCTCTGGGGTAAGTGAGGATTACAGTGACATGCATTTTCGAAAAGAGTAGCCCCGGTTGCAGGATCACCTTCCGCTACAGAACCGAACACTATCCACTCCGATGACAGAAAGACGACCAGAGGAAATGGGCGAAACCAGAGTACTCCAAGGACCACATCCCGATGTCACGTCAGGTAATGCCTCTTTCACTCGAGTTTTGTAGTCAAATGGTAAAGACctgtgtccaaaaaaaaaaagtcgtcATATATCCATCCTCCAAGATGGCATGTTATTTGGCAAATTTCTGCTCAACATCTTGGAGTTCCAGGAaggaaagggaaaagaaaaaaaattaacgCCATAAGACACTTTTGGTATGGCTCGTGCTGGAGGCCCCGGCCATGTGTGAAGCTTATGATTGGACTCCATGTCTGGTGACTGCTGGAAGAGAAATTCTTTCACCGATTTGAAAGGAGAGCTTGGCAAGCATTAAAGACCTCAGTTTGAATGACGATGATATACAGTGCACCAAGTTTTATTTTCCAGAGAGCTTCCCTGCCAAAGTCTTTTGCTACAACCTAACTTATAGTTCAGCATCCTTGTAGCAGACAGGCATTTGTGACTGCCTTTTAGGAGTCTTTTGACTGAATATGTAGCCATCTAAACCTCTGTAGTTTTCAGTAGCAAGGGCCTACATTACACACAGATATTAGGCATTGAgcttccaaaaaaataaaaaaaataaaaaattatataataatatttaaaggtCACAGCTGTACAAGGCATTCAGCAGCAGCCTGTAGCGCAATAGGGAGACTGTCGATGAGAGATGTGTAGGtgacctggggggggggggggggtgtcagcaCCCAGCAGGTACATCTGATATGAAGTCAAATTCGTTCTGCCCCAGCCACAACTCTGGGAGCTCGTTAGCCCTGTCCAGGCCCAGCTCAACCACCAGTGACATCAGAACCTCTTCATCCACTGGATCCGAATCGATGATCCCAGGACCCTGAGCCATCCCGGGGGCAGAGAACTGTGCCGGGCTCAGCGACGCCGTGCCAAACCCTCTGTTCGCTCCACCTGGGACTCCTGAAGACCCAGTCAGGCTCTGATAGTGGCTGTTCAGCTTCTGCAGCTGCATGGAGGCGATGAGGTGCTGGCTGGACTGCAGGCAGAAGGGCTGGGGCTTGGCCAAGCCCGGGGACGTAGCATGGAGGTTGGGAGGAGGGAACTGTGGGCTGGTGTTACCAGAGCTGGGGTAGTGCAAGAGGGTCAGGGAGTCACGA
Encoded proteins:
- the cited1 gene encoding cbp/p300-interacting transactivator 1; translated protein: MSSLLLPTSIMKDRDSLTLLHYPSSGNTSPQFPPPNLHATSPGLAKPQPFCLQSSQHLIASMQLQKLNSHYQSLTGSSGVPGGANRGFGTASLSPAQFSAPGMAQGPGIIDSDPVDEEVLMSLVVELGLDRANELPELWLGQNEFDFISDVPAGC
- the rps4x gene encoding 40S ribosomal protein S4, X isoform — translated: MARGPKKHLKRVAAPKHWMLDKLTGVFAPRPSTGPHKMRECLPLIIFLRNRLKYALTGDEVKKICMQRFIKIDGKVRTDITYPAGFMDVISIEKTGENFRLIYDVKGRFTVHRITNEEAKYKLCKVRKILIGTKGIPHLVTHDARTIRYPDPLIKANDTVRIDLETGKITDFIKFDTGNLCMVTGGANLGRIGVITNRERHPGSFDVVHVKDSTGNSFATRLSNIFVVGKGNKPWVSLPRGKGIRLTIAEERDKRLAAKQGSS